A single window of Aspergillus puulaauensis MK2 DNA, chromosome 5, nearly complete sequence DNA harbors:
- the PKS10 gene encoding type I iterative PKS (COG:I;~EggNog:ENOG410PMI0;~InterPro:IPR016036,IPR016035,IPR016039,IPR018201, IPR042104,IPR014030,IPR014031,IPR013968,IPR001227, IPR032821,IPR006162,IPR014043,IPR020806,IPR020807, IPR020841,IPR009081,IPR029063,IPR036736,IPR036291, IPR013217;~PFAM:PF16197,PF00550,PF00109,PF13561,PF13489, PF13649,PF02801,PF00698,PF13847,PF08659,PF14765,PF00106, PF08242,PF08241;~SMCOG1022:Beta-ketoacyl synthase;~TransMembrane:1 (o2141-2160i);~antiSMASH:Cluster_5.5;~go_function: GO:0004315 - 3-oxoacyl-[acyl-carrier-protein] synthase activity [Evidence IEA];~go_function: GO:0016740 - transferase activity [Evidence IEA];~go_function: GO:0016746 - transferase activity, transferring acyl groups [Evidence IEA];~go_function: GO:0031177 - phosphopantetheine binding [Evidence IEA];~go_process: GO:0006633 - fatty acid biosynthetic process [Evidence IEA]), protein MTTLHEPIAIIGSACRFPGQSQTPTKLWELLQHPRDVLKEFDPEQLSLQRFFHENGETHGSTDVTNKSYLLDEDIGFFDASFFGISPVEAASMDPQQRILLETVYEALEAAGLTLPQIKGSQTGVYVGSMTDDWSAIQRRDMETVTTYAATGTASSILSNRISHAFDLHGPSETIDTACSSSLVALHHAATALRIGDCDTALVAAANLILDPSRYILESKLHMLSPDARCRMWDVGANGYARGEGAAALILKPLSRALRDGDHVDALIRGTGVNSGGQTAAGITVPSAISQRDLIRSTYRRAGLDPVRDAPQFVECHGTGTPVGDPVEARALSEAFIASTVPGRSKVIHVGSIKTVIGHLEGCAGLAGVLKAILAIKHKTIPPNLLFNKLNPEIEPYYGPLQITKVPLAWPEQPAGTPMRASVNSFGFGGTNAHAIIEGFAEESNITNEHVPVPEDELTPASPLLLFFSARSASSLLRSIKAYIQHLRHNPRINLRDLSWILYSRRSVHRMRASFSGVSRETLLEHMESYVLRCEAGYEPRLVNRASPSPKALGVFTGQGAQWPAMGRELFLHSHLFRQSIEACEAVLQALPEHIPSWSLVDELTSTSTSSSRIALAAISQPLCTAVQISLVNLLTTAGIKFDHVVGHSSGEIAAAYASGIITLEAAMQMAYYRGFHASLAQGRNGEKGGMIAVGLSYDDALEFCTRFEFEDRIQVAAVNAPQSVTISGDLETILQAKERLKQDGVFVKQLKVDTAYHSHHMRPCEQAYLDSLLACDIQVQLHDRKSPIWHSSVHGDTLLEQDDLSALSGPYWVSNMIQPVLFSRAIVSAIQHGGPFDLVVEVGPHPALKGPTEQVFKELGAVPYYTGTLKRGENDIEALSATVAGIWMQLGPESIDLNGFHRAFSVDRNLQEYTSATPALIKDLPTYSWDHDRVFWRESRMSRRFRTDRDRPHELLGRRTPDDNNRELRWRNVLRRNELSWLSGHEVLGDILLPGAAYVSIALEAGRYLAGMQKRRCLERLEVEKVRILRPVVVPDDKAGVETLFTVCVEESASASEGDVQIITAQFSYYVCPDETSGSMIHTCSGNLTIHLRRISDINAAQNYNVLPPKEPPPTDLTPITTSDIYSMFHRIGLTYSGIFRTIDTCQRCLNFSTATAVWPGGALGRRDEYLVHPALLDVAFQALFLARTHPNTGHVSAALLPSYIERVRVAGPRAEQAGLGTGPGDIRAEFETWIIQQTAETVTGDINIYDPAAESRRVLQLEGLEVRMVGELDVSADRPIFSKTVWGSDIARRIEIAELVHEYDTVRDGQLLRLSAAAERMALFYAKQVVNEVEGFDNREKMSWYHHRMLEALDTHLELTRKGQHRIMRREWLEDTQATMDALDAENPDEVELEILKASGENLARVVRGEMHMLEVLKENDLLGRYYMRDGGFIRVNQCLARAMQHISFKFPRCNILEIGAGTGATTWSVLDAIKSAYEMYTYTDISAGFFSSAREKFTDSLDQMIFKVLDIEKDPSTQGFAPHSYDVIIAANVIHATRNLENTLRNIRSLLRPGGYFLLFEVTNTQSLRILVSFGGLSGLWLGEEENRRLSPTVSCTDWDRLLGQTGFSGADTVVHDVADEDKHTLSLIVSQAVDRAFLRLRDPLATAAEFDLSLGPVLLIGGQKSTTSIASQIQEILPESWHRELHVIPSLDGLDPAQLQPNMEIICLHELDEPLFTGMTSRRLNMLQNMLTNARVLLWVKPADQTQTPRAAMFPGIARVLEDEIPQLRTQVVSLETGVDGSVAARFLVEGLLRLHELSEHDRVAQSDRDVYQQVWKQEPEVTLRTTGQVLIPRVVMDNDLNEVYIASTRAVTKLVDSADTIKAVPGASKMMLQVDTDRTTTACTISVKYVVHMPDNQGDGLYLVYGTQDGSTSVIGISKYNSSVVQLGLADIFTVDNDTAVSTIKATTNCLLSRALSMIAGPGARVLVYEPPSESIASLVTTDLMHAGARVHFVTSGLNGPVDWIRAHPLASKREIERLIPTDITLYVDCLTDGLASQTIQSCLPPNCTRCHFDSHLLKQVIKDGVNIPILLGDAYRAAKGVARDESDIVPASQLAGTDLSLLNRQYVTDWQRKSELLKVTVPPLSMKNLFHPDRTYFMVGAAGGLGLSICRWMLRNGAKFIVIASRDPQINTSLLEDAHRQGARVEVVAMDVTNKESVEEVVHKIQQTMPPVAGVCNAAMVLSDSLFLDMDAAQLNKTLAPKVDGSEHLDAVFRDSDPNLDFFILLSSAAAVVGNAGQSNYNCANLYMEALVDQRRARGAPASIIHIGYVSDVGYVSRNSSRQMQRQFSKLRSMPLSEIDVHHAFAQAIRGGRPSTGLSHNIIMGVQPPTVPLVPNQPVVWLGNPRFGHFVPYNKVGNKQQLKPGKLGDVRKLVIEAQSEEDAVAVTVAAFSTKLESILQLPPGSVVENQKQPLVELGIDSLVAVEIRTWFVRELGAEVPVVKILGGDSALQLCRIAVRSVRKQIVEVKVE, encoded by the exons AGACCGTCTACGAAGCACTCGAAGCCGCCGGTCTTACCCTCCCCCAAATAAAGGGCTCCCAAACAGGCGTCTACGTCGGATCCATGACAGACGACTGGTCCGCGATCCAGCGCAGAGACATGGAAACCGTCACCACATACGCCGCAACCGGCACAGCAAGCAGCATCCTCTCGAACCGAATATCGCACGCATTCGACCTCCACGGGCCCTCCGAAACCATCGACACcgcctgctccagctccctcGTAGCCCTGCACCACGCAGCCACCGCCCTCCGCATCGGAGACTGCGACACGGCCCTCGTCGCGGCCGCCAATCTAATCCTAGACCCGAGCCGGTACATCCTCGAGTCCAAGCTGCATATGCTCTCGCCAGACGCGCGGTGCCGGATGTGGGATGTAGGTGCGAACGGGTATGCGCGTGGGGAGGGCGCTGCAGCGTTAATACTTAAACCGCTCAGCCGCGCGCTCAGGGACGGGGATCACGTCGATGCGCTGATTAGGGGTACGGGTGTGAATTCTGGTGGTCAGACTGCGGCGGGAATTACGGTGCCTTCGGCGATAAGCCAGAGGGATCTGATCCGGAGCACGTATCGTCGTGCGGGACTGGATCCGGTGAGGGATGCGCCGCAGTTTGTGGAGTGTCATGGCACTGGGACGCCTGTTGGGGATCCTGTCGAGGCGCGGGCTCTCAGCGAGGCATTCATTGCTTCTACTGTGCCAGGAAGGTCAAAGGTAATCCACGTCGGGTCTATAAAAACCGTCATCGGGCATCTAGAGGGCTGTGCGGGATTAGCGGGTGTGCTCAAGGCTATACTGGCTATCAAGCACAAGACCATCCCTCCAaacctcctcttcaacaaaCTCAACCCAGAGATTGAACCGTATTACGGTCCGTTACAGATCACAAAAGTCCCGCTCGCATGGCCAGAGCAGCCCGCAGGTACACCGATGCGAGCGAGCGTGAATAGTTTCGGATTCGGGGGGACCAACGCCCATGCTATCATCGAGGGCTTCGCAGAAGAGAGTAACATTACAAACGAACATGTTCCTGTTCCGGAGGACGAGTTGACTCCCGCGAGCCCGTTATTGCTATTCTTCTCAGCCCGGTCTGCCTCGTCGTTGCTGCGTTCCATCAAGGCATATATACAGCATCTGCGGCATAATCCTCGCATAAATCTCCGCGATCTCAGCTGGATTCTTTACTCGCGCCGCTCTGTGCATCGCATGCGAGCTTCCTTTTCTGGAGTATCACGAGAGACTCTCTTGGAACATATGGAAAGCTATGTCTTGCGCTGTGAGGCTGGATACGAACCACGGCTGGTAAACCGGGCAAGTCCTAGCCCTAAAGCCCTAGGGGTATTCACAGGCCAAGGCGCACAATGGCCAGCTATGGGGCGTGAACTATTCCTCCACTCCCATCTTTTCCGTCAGAGTATCGAAGCCTGCGAAGCAGTGTTACAAGCTTTACCAGAGCATATCCCGAGTTGGTCACTAGTGGATGAACTGACGagtaccagcaccagctcatCGCGGATTGCTTTGGCCGCTATTTCGCAGCCTCTATGCACAGCAGTGCAAATCAGCCTGGTTAATCTCTTAACTACCGCAGGGATCAAATTCGATCATGTTGTCGGGCACTCCTCTGGTGAAATCGCCGCTGCGTATGCCAGTGGCATTATCACGCTTGAAGCGGCAATGCAGATGGCCTACTACCGCGGCTTCCACGCAAGTCTTGCACAGGGTCGAAACGGTGAAAAGGGAGGGATGATCGCGGTGGGACTATCCTATGATGATGCATTGGAGTTCTGCACGCGTTTTGAATTCGAAGACCGTATCCAGGTCGCGGCTGTTAATGCACCGCAGAGTGTGACTATTTCTGGCGATCTTGAAACCATACTACAAGCTAAGGAAAGACTCAAGCAGGATGGTGTGTTTGTGAAACAACTCAAGGTTGATACGGCTTATCATTCGCATCATATGCGGCCCTGTGAGCAGGCGTACTTGGATTCGTTGCTGGCGTGTGATATACAAGTACAGCTCCATGATAGAAAGTCTCCGATATGGCATTCCAGTGTACACGGCGATACACTACTAGAACAAGATGACCTGAGCGCGCTTTCCGGACCGTACTGGGTATCCAACATGATCCAGCCCGTGCTCTTCTCTCGCGCTATCGTGTCCGCCATACAGCATGGAGGACCCTTCGACTTGGTCGTTGAAGTTGGGCCCCATCCCGCGCTCAAAGGGCCGACGGAGCAGGTCTTCAAAGAATTAGGTGCTGTTCCTTATTACACTGGGACATTGAAGCGTGGGGAGAACGACATCGAGGCGTTGAGTGCTACTGTCGCGGGTATATGGATGCAGCTAGGCCCTGAATCCATAGACCTGAATGGATTCCACAGGGCATTTTCTGTTGATCGTAACCTGCAGGAGTATACATCTGCCACTCCCGCGCTTATAAAAGATCTACCGACTTATTCCTGGGACCATGACCGGGTCTTCTGGCGGGAGTCGCGCATGTCTCGCCGATTCCGCACAGACAGAGACAGACCACATGAACTACTAGGCCGGCGCACACCAGACGATAACAACCGGGAACTTCGCTGGCGGAATGTTCTCAGACGGAACGAATTGTCCTGGCTTAGTGGGCACGAGGTCCTGGGCGATATTTTGCTCCCCGGGGCAGCGTATGTGTCTATTGCGCTTGAGGCAGGCCGGTATCTTGCGGGCATGCAGAAGAGGAGATGTCTTGAGCggcttgaggttgagaaggtgAGGATTCTGCGGCCGGTGGTTGTACCGGATGATaaggctggggttgagaCGCTTTTCACTGTTTGCGTAGAGGAATCTGCGTCTGCATCAGAAGGCGATGTTCAGATCATCACAGCCCAGTTCTCGTACTACGTCTGTCCTGACGAGACATCTGGGTCCATGATACACACCTGCAGCGGTAACCTCACTATCCATCTCCGCCGGATATCCGATATCAACGCTGCTCAGAACTACAACGTCCTCCCTCCAAAAGAGCCCCCTCCTACAGATCTAACCCCCATCACCACCTCCGACATCTACTCCATGTTCCACCGCATCGGCCTTACATACTCCGGTATCTTCCGCACCATCGACACCTGCCAGCGGTGTCTAAACTtctccaccgccaccgcAGTCTGGCCTGGCGGTGCACTAGGCCGTCGTGATGAGTACCTGGTCCACCCGGCCCTCCTTGACGTTGCATTCCAAGCACTATTCCTCGCGCGAACGCATCCAAATACAGGCCATGTCTCGGCTGCTCTGCTACCATCGTATATAGAGCGTGTTCGCGTTGCTGGACCTAGGGCAGAACAAGCCGGACTTGGAACGGGACCTGGAGACATCCGCGCAGAATTCGAAACATGGATCATCCAGCAGACTGCAGAAACAGTAACAGGGGATATCAACATCTacgatccagcagcagagagCCGCCGAGTTCTCCAGCTCGAGGGGTTAGAGGTCCGGATGGTTGGGGAGCTTGATGTCTCGGCTGACAGGCCCATATTCTCCAAAACGGTTTGGGGGTCTGATATTGCACGCAGGATTGAGATTGCTGAGTTGGTTCATGAATATGATACTGTTCGAGACGGGCAGCTGTTACGCTTGAGTGCAGCTGCTGAGCGTATGGCGCTGTTCTATGCTAAACAGGTAGTGAACGAAGTTGAGGGTTTTGATAATCGGGAAAAGATGTCGTGGTATCATCATCGCATGCTCGAGGCATTAGATACGCACCTGGAGCTTACGCGAAAAGGTCAGCATCGGATCATGAGGCGGGAGTGGTTAGAAGATACACAGGCAACGATGGATGCGCTGGACGCGGAGAATCCGGATGAAGTAGAGCTGGAGATCCTGAAGGCTTCCGGGGAGAATCTTGCAAGAGTAGTCCGGGGGGAGATGCACATGCTGGAAGTTCTCAAGGAGAATGACCTGCTGGGTCGGTATTATATGCGCGATGGCGGCTTCATCAGGGTTAATCAGTGTCTTGCCCGTGCGATGCAGCACATCTCGTTTAAATTCCCGCGTTGCAATATTCTGGAGAttggggctgggactggTGCTACG ACCTGGAGTGTCCTGGACGCCATCAAGTCCGCATACGAGATGTACACGTACACAGACATCTCCGCTGGCTTTTTCTCCAGCGCAAGGGAAAAGTTCACAGACTCACTCGATCAAATGATATTTAAAGTCCTCGACATTGAAAAAGATCCATCAACCCAGGGCTTCGCACCGCACTCATACGATGTGATCATCGCAGCCAATGTCATCCACGCCACCCGTAATCTGGAAAACACACTGCGGAATATTCGATCGTTGCTCCGGCCTGGGGGATACTTCCTTCTGTTTGAAGTCACAAATACGCAGTCTCTTCGGATTCTGGTTAGTTTCGGTGGCTTGAGTGGGCTGTggctgggagaggaggagaatcGTCGACTGAGTCCGACAGTCTCATGCACAGACTGGGATAGACTCTTGGGACAGACGGGATTCTCGGGTGCTGATACTGTCGTTCATGACGTTGCTGACGAGGACAAACATACCCTGTCTTTGATTGTTAGCCAGGCAGTGGACCGGGCATTTCTTCGCTTGCGAGATCCGTTGGCTACTGCAGCCGAGTTTGACCTTTCTCTAGGACCTGTGTTATTGATAGGAGGGCAGAAGTCGACAACGTCAATTGCTAGCCAGATTCAAGAGATTCTTCCTGAATCGTGGCATCGGGAATTGCACGTCATTCCCAGCCTTGATGGGCTTGATCCAGCTCAACTGCAACCAAACATGGAGATAATCTGTCTGCACGAGCTAGACGAGCCACTCTTCACAGGGATGACATCACGACGGCTAAACATGCTGCAAAATATGCTAACAAACGCCCGTGTACTACTCTGGGTGAAGCCCGCAGACCAGACGCAGACCCCTCGAGCTGCCATGTTCCCAGGTATTGCACgcgttcttgaagatgagaTACCGCAGCTGCGAACACAGGTTGTTAGTCTTGAGACGGGTGTAGATGGCTCCGTGGCAGCTCGATTCTTAGTTGAGGGTCTCCTGCGACTGCATGAGCTGAGTGAGCATGACCGCGTAGCGCAGAGCGATAGGGACGTATACCAGCAGGTATGGAAACAGGAGCCTGAAGTTACGCTGCGTACCACTGGTCAAGTCCTGATTCCACGGGTCGTTATGGATAATGACCTGAACGAGGTGTATATTGCGTCAACGCGCGCAGTGACAAAGCTGGTGGATTCAGCAGATACTATCAAGGCAGTGCCTGGGGCGTCCAAGATGATGCTGCAagttgacactgacaggaCCACGACTGCCTGTACTATTTCTGTTAAGTATGTGGTGCATATGCCAGATAACCAAGGTGATGGACTGTACCTTGTTTATGGGACTCAGGATGGGTCGACATCTGTGATTGGCATCTCGAAATACAACTCCTCGGTGGTGCAGTTAGGGCTGGCTGATATATTCACTGTCGACAACGATACAGCTGTGAGCACCATCAAAGCAACCACGAACTGCTTACTCTCTCGAGCCCTATCCATGATTGCAGGGCCCGGAGCGAGAGTCCTTGTGTACGAGCCACCGTCAGAATCAATTGCTTCTCTGGTTACCACTGATTTGATGCACGCTGGAGCACGAGTTCATTTCGTGACATCGGGTCTCAATGGACCGGTCGATTGGATCAGGGCCCACCCTCTGGCATCGAAACGTGAAATTGAGCGTCTCATACCTACAGATATCACGCTGTACGTGGACTGCTTGACAGATGGTTTGGCGAGCCAGACCATTCAATCGTGTCTTCCACCTAATTGCACACGGTGCCATTTTGACAGTCACCTTCTGAAGCAGGTCATCAAAGATGGAGTAAATATTCCAATATTACTCGGGGACGCATATAGGGCTGCAAAGGGTGTTGCACGAGACGAAAGCGATATCGTCCCAGCATCTCAGTTAGCAGGCACAGACCTTAGCCTGCTCAACAGACAATATGTGACTGACTGGCAGCGGAAGTCTGAGCTCCTCAAAGTCACAGTTCCGCCTCTTTCGATGAAGAACCTCTTCCATCCTGACCGGACATATTTCATGGTAGGAGCCGCAGGGGGCTTGGGACTCTCGATCTGCCGCTGGATGCTCCGTAACGGCGCCAAGTTTATAGTAATCGCCAGTCGAGACCCTCAAATAAACACTTCCCTCCTTGAGGATGCCCATCGCCAAGGAGCCAGGGTAGAAGTCGTCGCCATGGACGTGACCAACAAAGAGTCAGTAGAGGAGGTTGTCCACAAGATCCAACAGACAATGCCACCAGTCGCCGGCGTCTGCAACGCAGCGATGGTCCTCTCAGACTCCCTATTCCTAGACATGGACGCAGCCCAACTAAACAAGACCCTCGCCCCCAAAGTCGACGGCTCCGAGCACCTCGACGCCGTGTTCAGGGACTCAGATCCGAacctcgacttcttcatcctgctcTCATCCGCCGCTGCAGTCGTCGGCAACGCAGGACAGTCGAACTACAACTGCGCCAATCTCTACATGGAAGCACTCGTGGACCAGCGCCGTGCCCGCGGCGCCCCAGCCTCTATCATCCATATTGGATATGTGAGTGATGTGGGCTATGTATCGCGCAATTCCAGCCGCCAGATGCAGCGGCAGTTCAGTAAATTGCGGTCGATGCCTTTGTCCGAGATAGACGTGCATCATGCATTTGCTCAGGCAATTCGAGGGGGGAGACCGAGTACTGGTCTATCTCACAATATCATTATGGGCGTCCAGCCTCCTACTGTTCCTCTGGTCCCGAATCAGCCAGTCGTGTGGTTGGGGAACCCACGCTTTGGACATTTCGTGccttataataaagtaggAAATAAGCAGCAGCTGAAGCCAGGAAAACTAGGAGACGTCCGAAAGCTGGTAATAGAGGCACAGAGCGAAGAGGATGCCGTGGCGGTTACTGTCGCGGCTTTTTCTACCAAGCTGGAGTCCATATTACAGTTGCCACCGGGGTCTGTTGTAGAAAATCAAAAACAGCCGCTCGTCGAGCTGGGCATTGACTCTCTTGTCGCGGTGGAGATACGGACGTGGTTTGTGCGAGAGTTGGGCGCTGAAGTTCCTGTCGTGAAGATTCTGGGGGGAGACTCGGCCTTGCAGCTCTGTCGGATTGCTGTGCGGAGCGTAAGGAAACAGATAGTTGAAGTGAAGGTAGAGTAG